A stretch of Kyrpidia spormannii DNA encodes these proteins:
- a CDS encoding CoB--CoM heterodisulfide reductase iron-sulfur subunit A family protein, translated as MPNDSVLIVGGGPAGLEAARGVADLGKKAILVEPRDELGGTPYASSYATLTPDLRDTEEEMAGLLGDVRKHPLVDVRLGTRVVKSEGRAGEFRVTLAGGDGAQVEEEVGAVIIATGFQHFDPGRETQMYGYYEYDDVITLVDAEKMMKKGKIVRPSTGEPPERVAFIQCVGSRDRQIGNKYCSKVCCGIASKQSIEIKRMLPNAKVFIFYIDMRMYGFWEDQIYWKAQEEYKVNYVRGIVTEIIRKGDKLLVKGEDTTMGRPVEVLMDMVILSVGMEPSRGTIEMSRIFNIPREDHGFLATQGGPLDTVSTPVPGIFVAGAAAGPKDLEDSISMGGAAAMKAVALLNRLQRVSVG; from the coding sequence ATGCCGAACGATAGCGTGTTGATTGTGGGGGGCGGGCCCGCGGGCCTGGAGGCGGCGAGGGGCGTCGCCGATCTTGGAAAAAAAGCGATTCTGGTGGAACCGCGGGATGAATTGGGCGGAACTCCCTATGCTTCGAGTTACGCCACCTTGACCCCCGACCTGCGGGATACCGAGGAAGAGATGGCCGGATTACTGGGAGATGTTCGCAAACATCCCTTGGTGGACGTTCGGCTCGGGACCCGGGTTGTCAAAAGCGAAGGGCGAGCCGGGGAGTTTAGAGTGACTCTGGCGGGGGGTGATGGTGCCCAGGTGGAAGAAGAAGTGGGTGCGGTCATCATCGCCACGGGATTTCAACATTTCGATCCCGGCCGGGAGACCCAGATGTACGGCTACTACGAGTACGACGATGTCATTACCCTGGTAGACGCCGAAAAAATGATGAAAAAAGGCAAGATTGTGCGTCCTTCGACGGGTGAACCGCCGGAGCGGGTGGCTTTTATTCAATGTGTGGGCTCCCGGGACCGGCAGATTGGGAACAAATATTGTTCAAAGGTGTGCTGTGGGATCGCCTCCAAACAATCGATCGAGATCAAGCGGATGTTGCCCAACGCAAAAGTCTTTATTTTCTACATCGACATGCGGATGTATGGGTTTTGGGAAGATCAGATTTATTGGAAAGCTCAGGAAGAGTACAAAGTGAACTACGTGCGCGGGATTGTGACCGAGATCATCCGGAAAGGCGATAAGCTGCTGGTCAAAGGGGAAGACACCACGATGGGCCGGCCGGTGGAAGTCCTTATGGACATGGTTATTCTTTCGGTGGGGATGGAACCGTCCCGGGGGACGATCGAGATGAGCCGTATTTTCAACATTCCTCGGGAGGATCATGGCTTTCTGGCGACCCAAGGGGGGCCCTTGGACACCGTTTCCACACCCGTGCCGGGAATTTTTGTCGCCGGGGCGGCCGCTGGGCCAAAGGACCTGGAGGATTCGATTTCAATGGGCGGGGCTGCGGCGATGAAAGCGGTGGCGCTGCTGAACCGGCTGCAACGCGTGTCTGTCGGGTGA
- a CDS encoding (Fe-S)-binding protein, with translation MSNAKAKSFEFFEVVVDGMRLTGSFNRMFEPRPITEYDLSALETVTSIEGAESLGYCYQCGKCTGVCPIDTVGDFSPRKVFRRTQLGASLLDSPDLWLCTTCRNCLRVCPKEVNMIKIMPAVREKAVLEGKAPKELLDAFEATARYGNPLGESPRKRADWTKQAGVPVPIMSKHNAPVDVLWFVECYPSYHPRGKDASIALARIFNALGVDFGILGHEEKCAGDSQRMAGERGLFEMLAEHNIKMLSKYQFNQIVVTDPHAYNAFLHEYPALGGNFQTVHYTQYLASKIHELDLKIPIPKRVTFHDPCYLVRHNGEYDAPRKLLHAIPGLELVEMGHCRETAYCCGGGGGGMWLDGFNRDHLSMRLSERRVLEAIEYGADILAVACPFEVSRFEDAVKSTGNAGKLEVMDIAELLAQSAGLLESPVEVGQ, from the coding sequence TTGAGCAACGCGAAAGCCAAAAGCTTTGAATTCTTCGAAGTGGTTGTCGACGGCATGCGGCTCACCGGTTCGTTCAACCGGATGTTTGAACCGCGACCTATCACAGAGTACGACCTATCCGCCTTGGAGACGGTCACCTCCATCGAAGGGGCGGAGTCCCTTGGATATTGTTACCAGTGCGGCAAATGCACGGGGGTCTGCCCCATCGACACGGTGGGCGATTTCTCGCCTCGCAAGGTGTTTCGCCGTACCCAACTCGGCGCCTCCTTGTTAGACAGCCCGGACCTCTGGCTCTGTACGACCTGCCGGAACTGCCTGCGGGTATGTCCGAAAGAAGTCAACATGATCAAAATCATGCCGGCGGTGCGGGAGAAAGCCGTGCTGGAGGGGAAAGCCCCGAAAGAGTTGCTCGATGCCTTTGAAGCCACAGCCCGTTACGGCAACCCCCTGGGCGAGTCCCCCCGGAAAAGGGCGGACTGGACGAAACAAGCGGGGGTACCGGTACCCATCATGAGCAAACACAACGCTCCGGTGGATGTCCTGTGGTTTGTGGAGTGCTACCCCTCTTACCACCCCCGGGGCAAGGACGCGTCCATCGCTCTGGCGCGGATCTTCAATGCCCTGGGAGTTGATTTTGGCATTCTCGGCCACGAGGAGAAGTGTGCCGGGGACTCCCAGCGGATGGCCGGAGAGCGCGGCCTATTCGAAATGCTCGCCGAGCATAACATCAAGATGCTCTCGAAGTACCAGTTCAACCAGATTGTGGTGACAGATCCCCACGCGTACAACGCGTTTTTACACGAATACCCGGCCCTGGGTGGAAACTTTCAAACGGTGCACTACACTCAGTATCTCGCTTCTAAAATTCACGAGTTGGATTTAAAAATCCCGATTCCAAAGCGGGTCACGTTCCACGACCCCTGCTATCTGGTCCGGCACAACGGGGAGTACGACGCACCCCGCAAGCTATTGCATGCGATCCCGGGTCTTGAATTGGTGGAAATGGGGCACTGCCGGGAGACCGCGTATTGCTGCGGAGGTGGCGGAGGAGGGATGTGGCTGGATGGATTTAACCGCGACCACCTGAGCATGCGCCTGTCTGAACGGCGGGTGCTGGAGGCCATCGAGTACGGGGCGGACATCCTCGCCGTGGCTTGTCCCTTTGAGGTCTCGCGTTTTGAGGACGCGGTAAAATCGACCGGCAACGCAGGAAAATTGGAAGTGATGGATATCGCTGAATTGCTCGCCCAGTCCGCCGGATTGCTGGAAAGTCCGGTCGAGGTCGGCCAGTAA
- the yhbH gene encoding sporulation protein YhbH, producing the protein MAPVRFTVSKEDWSLHRKGYQDQQRHRDKVREAIRKNLPDLITEESIIMTDGRQIVKVPIRSLDEYRFRFNYEKQAHGGTGDGNAKPGDVLGRDGEPAQGPGTGPGAGDQPGIDYYEADVSVEDIEEVLFKDLELPELKPKDEFETEVTDIRFNDVRKKGLSSNIDKKRTILETLKRNAMHGKPGMHHISPDDLRYKTWEEIEEPRSNAVVLAMMDTSGSMGVFEKYVARTFFFWTVRFLRTKYQKVDIVFIAHHTEAKIVSETEFFTKGESGGTICSSAYQLALDLVDHEYPVKRWNIYPIHFSDGDNLSSDNERCVQLVNELMDKCNIFGYGEVNQYQRTSTLMSAYRHIHNPKFRAVLIREKGDVYKALTTFFSPAADQQAS; encoded by the coding sequence GTGGCACCGGTTCGATTCACCGTTTCCAAGGAAGATTGGTCCCTTCACCGCAAAGGCTATCAGGATCAGCAGCGCCACCGGGACAAAGTACGAGAGGCCATCCGGAAGAATCTCCCGGACCTCATCACGGAGGAGAGCATCATCATGACCGACGGGCGGCAGATCGTCAAGGTGCCGATTCGTTCCCTGGACGAGTACCGTTTCCGATTCAATTACGAAAAACAGGCACATGGCGGCACCGGGGACGGGAACGCCAAACCCGGCGATGTGCTCGGAAGAGACGGCGAACCCGCCCAAGGCCCGGGAACCGGTCCGGGTGCCGGCGATCAGCCGGGAATCGACTATTACGAGGCCGACGTGTCGGTGGAAGATATCGAGGAAGTTCTTTTTAAAGATCTGGAGCTGCCGGAACTCAAGCCCAAGGACGAGTTCGAGACAGAAGTGACCGATATTCGATTTAATGATGTGCGCAAAAAAGGACTGTCCTCGAACATCGATAAGAAACGGACGATCCTCGAAACCCTGAAGCGCAACGCCATGCACGGGAAGCCGGGTATGCACCACATCTCGCCGGACGATCTGCGATATAAGACCTGGGAAGAGATCGAAGAACCGCGCTCCAACGCCGTGGTGCTTGCGATGATGGATACCTCCGGATCCATGGGCGTCTTTGAAAAATACGTGGCCCGGACATTTTTTTTCTGGACGGTGCGGTTTCTCCGCACCAAGTACCAAAAGGTGGACATTGTGTTTATCGCCCACCATACTGAGGCCAAAATCGTGAGTGAGACGGAATTTTTCACCAAAGGCGAGAGCGGAGGGACGATTTGCTCGTCCGCGTACCAACTTGCTTTGGATCTCGTGGATCATGAGTATCCCGTAAAGCGGTGGAACATCTACCCGATCCATTTTTCGGACGGGGATAACCTCTCTTCGGACAATGAGCGGTGTGTCCAGCTGGTCAATGAATTAATGGACAAATGTAACATCTTCGGCTACGGAGAAGTGAACCAGTATCAGCGGACCTCCACGCTGATGAGTGCTTATCGCCACATTCACAATCCGAAGTTCCGGGCGGTTTTGATCCGGGAGAAAGGGGATGTCTACAAGGCTTTAACCACATTTTTCTCGCCGGCGGCGGATCAGCAGGCGTCCTAG
- a CDS encoding 4Fe-4S dicluster domain-containing protein, with product MWDYTVSSQNIDVHLHHRRTISVEGGLRLPSATLSYTEIPLEEKERLFAEVKADPRFHDYLYGCYECGICVAACPSARFYDFSPRKIAQTLAREDVETFYVQLNEDVWNCSQCFSCTRCPRKNNPGGLITIMREVAVKNGLRSTQEALAGYTRVIYKIMTTGTQVSPDMLQEDAFPDWGPQVREVSRNLDTWRKALPPDTMHTTATSWAVDERTTRELFAIWKMTGALDMIASLDEGLHAIIEELMEDELEEMGLAFD from the coding sequence GTGTGGGATTATACAGTTTCATCACAGAATATCGATGTCCATTTGCACCACCGGCGAACCATTTCGGTTGAGGGGGGACTGCGATTGCCGTCGGCGACCTTGAGCTATACCGAAATTCCACTGGAAGAAAAAGAGAGGCTTTTTGCGGAAGTAAAGGCCGACCCCCGCTTCCATGATTATCTATATGGCTGTTATGAGTGCGGGATTTGTGTGGCGGCCTGCCCATCGGCGCGATTTTACGATTTTTCCCCGCGTAAGATCGCGCAAACCCTGGCCCGAGAGGACGTTGAAACGTTCTACGTCCAGTTGAACGAAGACGTCTGGAACTGCTCCCAATGTTTCTCTTGTACGCGTTGTCCGCGCAAGAATAACCCCGGTGGTTTGATCACGATTATGCGGGAAGTGGCGGTGAAAAACGGCCTGCGGTCGACACAAGAGGCATTGGCGGGATACACCCGGGTCATTTATAAGATTATGACCACCGGCACCCAGGTTTCCCCGGATATGTTGCAGGAAGACGCGTTTCCGGATTGGGGGCCCCAGGTGCGGGAGGTATCCCGGAACCTCGACACGTGGCGCAAGGCGCTCCCGCCGGATACGATGCACACCACGGCGACTTCCTGGGCGGTAGACGAGCGCACCACCCGGGAGTTGTTTGCGATCTGGAAAATGACCGGAGCGCTCGATATGATTGCATCCCTGGATGAGGGGTTGCACGCCATTATCGAAGAGCTGATGGAAGACGAACTGGAGGAGATGGGTCTCGCCTTCGACTGA
- a CDS encoding electron transfer flavoprotein subunit beta/FixA family protein — MKMLVPMKLVPDVVEELVVSDSGDSLDREAVALKLNEWDEQALEQALLIKEAAGGEVIAVAAETGDVDDALYTALAKGADRAIKLVGDGLEQGLSNRQYAEILRNVVSATTPDLILTGVQANDDLDGQLATWLAGLLEYPFVTVVAEVEAKDTQVLVKKEFSGGITASLTVRPPAVLGIQVSPTPPRYAPISRVRQMMKTATLEEMEVEVPEVPGIRVTKMAVPVSEGHAEMIEGDLDEKAARILALLKERGVIA, encoded by the coding sequence ATGAAAATGTTGGTACCGATGAAATTGGTTCCAGACGTGGTCGAAGAACTCGTCGTGTCAGACAGCGGGGACAGCCTCGATCGAGAAGCTGTGGCGTTGAAATTGAACGAGTGGGATGAACAGGCATTAGAGCAGGCTCTTCTCATCAAAGAGGCGGCGGGTGGCGAGGTGATCGCCGTCGCGGCCGAAACCGGGGATGTGGACGACGCCCTGTACACGGCGTTGGCAAAAGGGGCGGACCGGGCCATCAAGCTGGTGGGGGACGGCCTCGAACAGGGCTTGAGCAATCGCCAGTACGCCGAGATTCTCAGGAACGTCGTCTCGGCGACCACGCCGGATCTCATCTTAACCGGAGTTCAGGCCAATGATGACCTGGACGGCCAGTTGGCCACGTGGTTGGCGGGATTGCTCGAATATCCTTTTGTCACCGTTGTGGCCGAGGTCGAGGCCAAGGACACCCAGGTTCTCGTCAAAAAAGAGTTCTCCGGAGGCATTACAGCGTCGCTGACCGTTCGCCCTCCGGCTGTGCTCGGCATCCAAGTGTCTCCAACACCTCCCCGTTACGCCCCCATCTCCCGGGTTCGGCAAATGATGAAAACGGCCACCCTGGAAGAGATGGAGGTTGAGGTGCCGGAGGTTCCGGGAATCCGGGTGACGAAGATGGCCGTTCCGGTATCGGAGGGGCATGCCGAAATGATCGAAGGCGATCTGGACGAGAAAGCCGCCCGGATCCTGGCCTTGCTAAAAGAACGCGGAGTGATCGCTTGA
- a CDS encoding SpoVR family protein yields the protein MNREEIRRLEQAIEQMMDLARGFGLDFYEMRFEICPADIVYTFGAYGMPTRFSHWSFGKAFHRMKTQYDFGLSRIYELVINSDPCYAFLLDGNSLLQNKLVAAHVLAHCDFFKNNAHFAHTSRFMVESMASSAERIRSYELQYGKDVVEQFLDAALAIQEHVDPSVTFRRRPRDWEERREKGQQTEKPGSPYDDLWALDQPPSAAKQTEMAIPRKVPPEPEKDLVLFLIEHSRVLEDWQRDILSVLRDEMLYFWPQIETKIMNEGWATYWHLRIMREMDLTSDEAVDFSHMHSGVVLPSKTSINPYYVGLAIWEDIEKRWNDPPEEARRRFGARPGQGRAKMFEVRETETDTSFLRNYLTKELVEELNLYLYQKMGNEWRVVETDWEKVRDTLCAARVNGGFPVILVQDGDYLQNGELYLTHRYEGVELDVKYVEKTLPYVYRLWGRPVHLETVLDSRAILFSYDGKKNHRKFL from the coding sequence ATGAACCGGGAAGAGATACGCCGGCTGGAACAGGCCATCGAACAGATGATGGATCTCGCCCGAGGATTCGGGCTCGATTTTTATGAGATGCGCTTTGAAATTTGCCCGGCGGACATCGTTTACACCTTCGGGGCGTATGGGATGCCGACCCGGTTTTCCCACTGGAGTTTCGGCAAGGCATTTCACCGCATGAAAACGCAGTACGACTTTGGCCTCAGCCGGATCTACGAACTGGTGATCAACTCAGATCCCTGTTACGCGTTTTTACTCGACGGCAACTCGCTGTTGCAAAATAAACTCGTGGCGGCCCACGTTCTCGCCCATTGTGATTTCTTTAAGAATAACGCCCATTTTGCGCATACCTCGCGGTTCATGGTCGAGAGTATGGCATCCAGTGCCGAGCGGATTCGGAGCTACGAACTGCAATATGGCAAAGATGTGGTGGAACAGTTTCTCGATGCCGCCCTCGCCATCCAGGAACACGTCGACCCTTCAGTGACTTTTCGTCGCCGCCCCAGGGACTGGGAGGAGCGCCGGGAGAAAGGGCAGCAAACGGAGAAGCCAGGAAGTCCCTACGACGATCTGTGGGCGCTCGATCAGCCCCCGTCGGCGGCGAAACAGACGGAAATGGCTATACCGCGGAAAGTTCCACCGGAACCGGAGAAGGATCTCGTCCTGTTTCTGATTGAGCACAGCCGGGTATTGGAAGATTGGCAAAGGGATATTCTCTCGGTGCTGCGGGACGAGATGTTGTATTTCTGGCCGCAGATCGAGACGAAGATTATGAACGAAGGCTGGGCGACCTACTGGCATTTGCGCATCATGAGAGAAATGGATCTCACTTCCGACGAAGCGGTGGATTTTTCTCATATGCATTCCGGAGTGGTGCTTCCGTCCAAGACGTCCATCAACCCGTACTATGTGGGGCTCGCCATCTGGGAGGATATCGAGAAACGGTGGAATGATCCGCCTGAGGAGGCCCGCCGGCGCTTTGGAGCGAGGCCCGGCCAAGGGCGGGCGAAGATGTTTGAGGTGCGGGAGACCGAGACAGACACCTCCTTTTTGCGCAACTATTTGACCAAAGAGCTGGTGGAAGAACTGAATCTCTATCTTTACCAGAAGATGGGCAATGAGTGGCGGGTGGTGGAGACGGATTGGGAGAAAGTGCGGGACACTCTGTGCGCCGCCCGGGTCAACGGCGGATTTCCCGTGATTCTCGTGCAGGACGGGGATTACTTGCAAAACGGTGAGCTGTATCTCACGCACCGGTATGAAGGGGTGGAGTTGGACGTCAAGTATGTGGAAAAAACGCTCCCTTATGTGTATCGGTTGTGGGGGCGTCCGGTTCATCTGGAAACAGTGTTGGATAGCCGGGCGATCCTTTTTAGCTATGACGGGAAAAAGAACCATCGAAAATTTCTTTGA
- a CDS encoding heterodisulfide reductase-related iron-sulfur binding cluster — protein MPDRDAKSGGVLQVDTQRVFEPDPNEAPDEDIREAVWELGRAGEWIVQPVPEPYVEVRTKFGWKKKIPLQKTWHHKSCGQCGHIPGYSTSIFWLNRLLGYDYFDPRDQTSCTGWNYYASATSNQAAQAAVAMRNFAAAYETGYYPLIHCGTSFGHYKEVRHELVHDANLRRQVRDILHKLGRPFVMPEEIVHYSEWMYAVRDQLAARRVRDVSNITVAVHPACHYYKLQRADAIYDAEIYNGQRTAVVTAVVTALGGNVADYSTWYDCCGFGFRHILVERDFTRSFATLRKIEVMKEEANPDVVLTHDTGCVTSLDKSQFAARAHDRNVGVPVMSESQFAALALGAHPYRVAQLHWHSTDTAALLNKMGIDHEAAWAEFETDLEKIRSGAVETLTWEAVM, from the coding sequence ATGCCTGACCGGGATGCGAAAAGTGGAGGAGTCTTGCAAGTTGACACTCAGCGCGTGTTTGAACCCGATCCCAACGAGGCGCCGGATGAGGACATCCGGGAAGCGGTGTGGGAATTGGGGAGGGCAGGGGAATGGATTGTACAGCCGGTTCCCGAACCTTATGTGGAAGTGCGCACGAAGTTCGGATGGAAGAAGAAGATCCCGCTCCAAAAAACGTGGCACCATAAGAGTTGCGGCCAGTGCGGGCATATCCCGGGCTATTCCACATCTATCTTTTGGCTTAATCGTTTGCTAGGGTACGACTATTTTGATCCCCGGGATCAAACGTCGTGTACGGGGTGGAATTACTACGCTTCTGCCACCTCCAACCAGGCCGCTCAAGCCGCGGTGGCGATGCGGAATTTTGCCGCCGCCTATGAGACAGGATATTATCCCCTCATTCATTGCGGAACCAGCTTTGGCCATTACAAAGAGGTTCGTCACGAGTTGGTCCACGACGCGAATCTGCGCCGGCAGGTTCGGGATATCCTGCACAAGCTCGGGCGGCCCTTCGTGATGCCCGAGGAGATTGTACATTACAGCGAATGGATGTATGCGGTGCGGGATCAATTGGCCGCCCGGCGGGTGCGGGACGTGTCCAATATTACAGTAGCGGTTCATCCAGCCTGTCACTATTACAAACTGCAGCGGGCGGATGCGATCTATGACGCGGAAATTTACAACGGACAGAGGACGGCGGTGGTCACGGCGGTGGTGACGGCCTTGGGCGGGAACGTCGCCGATTATTCAACGTGGTATGACTGCTGTGGATTTGGTTTCCGACACATCCTCGTGGAACGCGATTTCACCCGGAGTTTTGCGACCTTGCGCAAGATTGAAGTGATGAAAGAAGAAGCAAATCCCGATGTGGTGTTGACCCACGACACTGGATGCGTGACGTCGCTCGACAAGAGCCAGTTCGCGGCCCGGGCCCACGACCGGAATGTCGGGGTGCCGGTGATGTCCGAATCCCAGTTCGCCGCCCTGGCTTTGGGTGCTCATCCTTATCGGGTGGCTCAACTGCATTGGCATTCCACCGATACCGCCGCCCTTCTCAACAAGATGGGCATCGACCACGAAGCGGCGTGGGCGGAATTCGAGACAGACCTTGAAAAAATCCGCAGCGGCGCGGTGGAGACGCTAACTTGGGAAGCAGTCATGTAA